A segment of the Elaeis guineensis isolate ETL-2024a chromosome 6, EG11, whole genome shotgun sequence genome:
TGGAAACTATGAATAAATTAATGGTAGTGAGGACCATGTTGCCGGTTCTGTACCTCAATTCCTGAGTAACATAGCAGATGCAAGCATGACCACAATTTTCCATGAGATAATGGGGTGCAACAATGATGGAGCCTTCACCACATATCCAACAGCCTGCATTTTACGGCAAAATCAACATCTATCATTCTACTCATCCAGCACAAACTACATCAACTCAGATGAGGCTTTTACAGGGAATCTCCCTAGACTGCTGTAGTTATTCAAAAATCAAAAGCATTTGCCCAGACAACACTGTCAATAACATAGACAATCTAAGAAAAAAATTCATAGAAGATACTTGcattatttttctttatcatgTGCCTTTAAATAGAACTAACAGAGACATTAAGAAAGAGTAAAGAGCTTTCATGCTTTTCTAAGGAACTCTTATTGTGTGGTGGATGGATccaaagaaatcctatcagatcgTAAAAGGAAGCCTGTTTGATTAAATCATACTATTTGAGTCTCCTAAGAGTAGATGTTGCATTAGAAAGTGTCATTTAGATAGACTCACGGTCTGTGAGTTTTGGCTTGAACATCTTGGCAATGAAAAGAGAAGTTTCAATGTGATGTTAAAGAAAGATGTATGCAAAGGTGGCCTAAAAAAGGAGCATAGGttcaaaaatatttgaaaatttgaagTACCTAAATAACAATGCGACAGTAATGGTATGGTAAAGGTTCCCTAATCTCATTCTCTTGTTTTAGACCCTTTGCACTCACCATCAGAAGCACATAGAAGAAGCACTAAGAAGAAGCATTAAGTATTGGAAAATAGTACCAAATCAGCAAAGCCAATGAAGAGCTAAAAGAGATCAAGCTACAAGAGGATAAAAAAACAATTGCAATTTTCCTTTTGCCTTTTGTGTACAATACCTTATACAAACTTCATGACTCTCACCGTGGCAAGGCTGAGCTGAGCTTTCCATCGTGATAACCGATGATACATACAACAGCCTTCCCCATACTTCAGAGACcaaaaaacaaataaaaaagcCTTTTGCTGATGCACAACCTATCAAAGAACTGAAAATTGGCTCCGTGTATGTTTCATTTCTTACACACGGTTTCAGTTAATTGGATGAACAGACACCAAGACACAGTTAGAATGACTGCTGCGGCCTTCCCTCCAGCAAGCCCAAAAAGAACTATGACAAAGAAAACAAACTGCTGAGGGCCTCCTGATCTAGTCTTTCGAATTATTTCTCGATTCACATCCCCAATCTCCTCTTTATCAAAATTTGTGACTTCAGTGGAGGCAATGAAGCTCAGAACTTCTTCATTGCTATCTTTCTTGTCTCCTTTTGCATTGATTAATTCATCCACATCTTCTTCTGTAATGCTATCGATTTCTCCTCTTCTGTTCAAATTTGAACTAGAATTTGGAACCAGATACTTTTCATCTTTACCTTTTTTACTCCCATTAGACTTCTTGGGAACAAACTTCCTCCAAAACTTCTTTCCTTTTGAATTACCAGAAGAACCAACATTTCGTCCCACGGCAAGATCCCTCCTTTCCGACAAAATCTCCCTCCCCTGATCCGAATCGATGGAGGATTCCTCCCAATTCCTGTCGGATGGCATCGAATCCACATGGCTCTCGACTCCAACTTCCCTTATAGGAGAAACCCGCTCCCTCCTCTCCAAATCCAATTCTCCGATCGTCGAATTCAAGCTCCTCCTCGCATTCGAGCACGGGTTCAAGAACTTAAACACCTGCAACCCCATAAAATCGAGCAAAAATAGGGCAAACGCTGAGACTGTGATCCCAGCGACAAGCTTCCTCCTTTCGATTGCCAGAACCATTAAAACCAACGAATTCACCACCAGAAGCCCAAATCCGGACCCGCTCGCATTTCTCTTGATCTCCACGCAAATGGGGAGTGGGGAGCAGGGGGACTCCTCCAAGATTCCACCGTCGCCGTCCCGGGAGCTGCGAAACACCGGACGGCCGGCATCTTCGACGGCGGCGACGGCAGGAACCCTAGGGGAGGAGGGGGTCTTCTTACGGGAGGGCTTCTTGAGGCGGTCGCGGTTCTTGACGACGAGGTCGGCGAGGGAGGTCGGGAAGCCGGTCTGAACGACGAGCGAGGCGCCGCGGTCCGGCCGGCCGAGGCCCGAAACGAGCCGGGAGAGGGCGGCGGCCCGCGCCTTCTTCCACGGGTTCGGCATGGGCCAGACCGGGTCCGGCGGTCATGGAAGGAGGACGAGGGGGCGGTTCGGACCGGCCGGAGGCGGATGGAGACGGAGAAGCTCCGACGCCACGAGGGAGAAAAATAGAGGAAATTTTGGTTAGTTTTTTTCTGGTTAGTGTAAGATTTAAGCATGGATTTGCACGGGTTTTAAGGGTGGTGACAGGAACGAAAAAAACCGAAATGACCTCGCAGTGCCATCCACGTGGCCATTGGAGCTCCAGCTGTTATCTATAAAACCCTTTATTCTGTTAATTAGTTTCATCATTAGATGGACGGTTGTGATGGCTGATTTACTGACCGTAGAAGCGAGTTAATGTCGGGTTATTTGTTTGGACCGTTCTTTTTTACTTGTTCTGGTGTCATCTTTGTCAGGGCCATAATCCCCgatcaatttttcaaaaaataaatatttattaaaaaataaaatttattaatttttatccaCTAAACACAGAAACTTCGTATCTAAATTGATTCATATTAAGATAGATCATCCTCAATCAGCAGACTGAATGGTTAgatccatttaatcttaccaaccagATGCCAATCGATTCTCTTTGTCGACTCTCATAATTGTTGTCTATACATCAGCCATCTTTAGCTACCAACCCTAACCTGAGTCTCATCAAATTCCCTCGACTACAATCCTCTTCTAGAATCTCATCGAGTCTTCTTCAGCTACCTTATCAAATCTTTTAGACTACCATCTTCTCTcagagtctcatcgagtcctATTCGACTACCAATCTCTCCCTGGATCTCACCAAATATGCGTTGGAATCTTCCACAATAATCTTGTGTTTAGATTGGTACAATTCATGCAGCATCTGAGCCTGCACCGGTATATACAACGAGATGCATTGATGGATACCAACTGCTGCAAATGGCCTCGTTGCATTGTTTGATCTGGCATAATGAGACACATTCAATTTGGCTGAAGCTATTGGGAGGGTGTTTGGTTAGAAAGGATTGAAATCTGAAATCGGAATAAAAATGGATAACTTCCGTTTAAATCAtttgattgaaaaaatttcattttgattttgattccgaAACGAAATCAAAATGATCTAACCTATTTAAAATCCAATCACtactctctcctaaaattttagttttgattTTGGTTGCGGACCAAAGTTCTTGCAATCTGTCTTACAATCAAATTGCTCATAAGATAAGTTAGTTTCGAGGTACATTGTAtggatctatttttctttttagatgTAGTTACAACTTGCCAGATATATTGGAACATTGTATTACATGAGCCAGTTGTACGGTTAGACCACTCTATTGCTACAGTTAATGCTAATATTAGTTacatataatataaattatacaTACTTGTAACCAAAGATGTATTTGGACAAGTATTACTTATTTCTGCATCCTTATACAAGGATTGAAACTAGAATAGGCATATTTTCTCGGAAAAATTGATAGCCCAGGAAAAAAATcaaggattaaaaaataaaatttatgattaacAAAAGCCAATGTAGATGATGGTCAATTCGATTTCAGCGTTTTAGATAGAGTAAGGTAAAATTTAGATCGCTCTGCGTACAACTGAACTATTGATTGTTGAACGCAACCTACACCTAACAAAATAACAAATGGACAGTTTGCTCACCAGTTCCAATCATGTAGGTCCCACAGTTTGCTTTGACATGGGAAGGATTAAGATAATAGCCGTTGATCCAAACTCGGGAAAACATGGTTCGCCCGAGCGAGTGGGCTCCACCAGCTTTGACCGGGTTGGTAGGCTGGTTCTGACTACGAGGGAGAGGAGCAAACTCTTTTGCACGTGTTACACCTGATGTGCGCTACCGGACGTGTTACGTATTTTTTACGTGATTTAATGTAGAAGTGACGCAAATTATCAaaggaaccaaaaaaaaaaaaaaaacaagtgagTCATCTTCCTTGACTAttgtttggtttgggcttgaaatCTGTGGAAGACAACGGCCATGTCGGCTGCCGGACCGACCAAGAGGATGACAAGAGGAAGACAAGGATGTTCCATGACATGGCCGGAGCGATGGGCAAAGATCAATGTAATTAAGGGGTGAGAAGCAAGTTACATAACTAAAATAGGCCTTGCACTCAAGTAACTGTAGAGGATTCATGACAGATGTTGAGCGACTATTGTTAGTGCTAAGATGTTTGCAAATATGATACTTTCTTGGTACTTCAACAagtcttctctctcattttaccaaaaaaaaaagtcttcTCTCTCATTAGTGAAGGTTTTTGACCCATGGCGTTTCAAGTAATTATGTCCCACATGCTGATTGTGCAAGGTTTACAGAGTTGTATGTGGTCTTGATCTGAATTATTGAACCCATTTTGCCAGTTAACGTGAGCATGCGCAAAGTTTGGTAATAATTGGCATGACTAATTAGGTTTGAGTCTATTCATACTTTTTGGTTTGCCATGTGGCCTACACGCAAACACTCATTACATGATGGCATGGATCACAAATATATTTATGCTAGTTAGAGTCTAAACCACTTtcatttgagaaaaagaaggtgcatatTGTGCAAGATAGCAGGTGGATCACGTCAATGTCCACTTGAAGAAAGTAGGTTAATCATATTCATCCTTTTCCAGAATCTAATTTTGAAGTATTCAAGTCAGATCAATGACTAGGAGATGTTAGACCCCATTGACTAGCATTGCTGCCCCCAACTTGATGCACTTTTATTCCCCAGTGTTTACACCGGCTCCTGATATTTGAGTATACATGCATACCCAGCCACGTGGCAAGGCCAGTGCAAGATATATAGTGATGAATGGTTTTCTAGCCAAGCACCCTAAACTGATAAAACCGAAATGATAAAAACTTAGAGACCGAAGCCTTAGCACTCTTTGATTTCATTAGGAGAAACAAATTGACTAAGCTCAAAGTTGGCTCAACATGGAAGCAATCGGACGCCTTACGGACTGAATGAGGAGAGCATCAGCCGAGAAAAATTGCACAACCATCAAGGATAAGCCGAACGAAGATTAGCTGTTACAAGTTTAAGGTTAATCAGGTACAGTGATGTATGAGATTCTCCTATCGATCTAGCAAGAACATTGAGATGAGGTATGAGAATTGATAGTTATTAGAATGTGGAGAGTGGTTAGCGCCAGTCACTAGAATTGTGAAAAAAATGAAGGTTGAGCATGGATAGGTGCCAATGACAGACATGAGTGGTTACTAAACTATTTAATAATGTTATGTATAAACATAGGGATGTAACTTTGAGAAGGATTGGTCAATCAAATATCTatcatttatctttataattatCTTTACTTTATCATTACATTTGTATTTGATTTTCTTACTTCAATTATCTCTCTATCCTTCTATGTAGGTTGGGCTTTAACCTACCTCATCCTCTACAGGAAAGACAGTATCTTAATGGTGAAAATCCTTATAACTTAAGGTATCAAGATTTTCGTTACCAATATTTTATTCTCTATCCTTAtaacccgggtcggatacgtgatggccgcacactctttagagcaagccctaaaaaatatgcaaggccaaattaaatcgttacaaccttaacatccataacaatttatttcaacaataattcataaaatcttgcataattacaatttaaatttcttcaattctctgatcagatactatgacactctatttatccttctgctcactcataaatccaagccatagccaatcataagcatcctgtaactctgagaagaaaaagaaagatgaaggggtgtgagctttacagcccagtaagaattcccatatcacactgatatagtaatatagtctgaaaataaggataagcaataaaatataaaatcttatgttcaatgtccagaataatgcaaacattcataaattttctgtcttgttaaaatagatgcatcatcatatgttaacaggtaaaacactttggttcaacaattatttcatgtcttatctttcatttctcctttcataatcacatgatttttaaccttttctttctggttctggactatccaattctatacctcagtcatcatccggatcgaatccacttaaaagcctttcaagattgtcccaggatgagctcctggccggctgtcccacgtaccaaactccgtgagaggctgtctcaggcataagctcctggcgggctgtcacaggcatgagctcctggccggctgatccacctgtaagccgtgggggctgtcccaggcataagctcctggcgggctgttctacataacaagactagtccataccatatatctctttcttttcatttaattattatgtgttgatttcatcaaatcaattctgacttgcattatgatcaattcagatatgtcatatctatataatcatgccatcaatctctgaaacatatatattgacataacatactcatgctcaaaatcaaataacagtatctcaggtataataaatttatcgatctcaaatccgacgatgcaaaaccaacgatgcaagaccaatagtaaaatagcatatatataatagtgatcatgtacagggattcttacctttaccggtgactgatccaagcacagaaatcaatgttcttctttgatttatgaatttcacaAACAAGATGttccactcgacatcttatgtagacaatcatatctcttcatgatcctgatcaaatataaaaatcatatatggagaaaattactgataatcgatcctaataacataaatcgaggatctctcttaggattaaccaaaattaggacttatcTAAGTAtcaagatcctccactgatccataagacttctagagagagaaaatccatgaagagagagaaaattctagagagagaaagtagagagagaaagtgaagagagaaaccttcgtatccttccgatgaggcagtcatgatcgagatcatcagaggtcctatcagggtgactcaatataaatcaagtgttacaaatttcgaataggatcggactgggatcagatctattgcacgaattttggagcaatctcggatcatcttattttcatttcaaatttatcctagggtctgtgatgagatcagagagagagaaagactctagagagacaaaattcataaagagagagaaaaaatttagagagagaaaataggaagagaatctagagagagaaactggagagagaaggtagagagagaagagagaaaaaatttttctctcttcttcttctttttattttattttatttttatttttctctttctcttttttatttttcctttttcttttctttttctttttccttttttcttttctttttcttttcttttcttcttcttcttcctttcttttcttcccgcggcctcccttggctgaaacaggagaagaccgtgaggtccccccctcggtggctcgggctccggcggcttggccggagattcggcaacaggtggaggcggcggtggagcaagggaCGGCCGACGGCAAGGTTCGACCGacgagaatcaagaagagatcgaaaaataggggatcgttacttttcttttgttttccgatcattggccgatcaccgacggccaaaaccttcagggaagagagggagagagattagGGTCTGGTCTCGAGGATGAGATGGTGCAACCGGCGgcgtcggtggccgaaaaagggagaaaaaggtcCCGGCCGAACAGGGGTTTCACGTTGTTCATGGAATTTTCGATGATCCCGACGGTCGGCGAGGAGTTTAAAAAcatgagaagaaagagaagaggaagaggaagaaagattgaaccctttcctgaactccggtggcctcttcgaccttcaatttccgacgaacacgagaagaggttgccgcggcttctacggagaaaaggagaggaatcgggctcgaagatcaccAGTGGAGGGttttgagagagggagaggcttatttataggggtCCCTAGGGCTCGGATGATCCTAGGACTCCCCTTCCATCCAGAattcaccggagaagaagactcccattgggagtcttctttcggttctgtttcccttttttttttttaaatctgggttattacattctcccctccttaaaataatttcgtcttcgaaattagattatgtcgttcaagatacctatttcaaagtatacattcttcatgtcattctcaagcttacgataatgtcatatatattatttatttctcatgatcttgttataacaaaaattatttgaaatctcaaactcatcccttcttatttatttctcaactttttgaagaactgtaatattttagacttgtattaatataccaccgttatttgtctaatacatttcactcgaaattcataattatctcagactactcttgatagaaaaataaataaaggtcaaacatcgggcactcttcacaatcatcaatttctttcttctcttgaccttccaacaaattttatatgtagactctcatcttaagataacctcaatcttctatattagtccaagtaataatattatattaaaatatatatatatatataagatctatgtcaggacattctaagtttgaactaatatcagaactatcaagttgttaataaacttgagatatctagaatttcttggtattatctacaatgaagcaacctactgacaaaaattatccggctacgatcagattagatcaaaatttatagcatcctttcattatcaataaaattcttccttatttgcaactaatatattttatcataatatcttttaatttaaaagattaatatttctaatcaatttaatccaccatacttttgctgtgcactctgatcttaatttatcaaattatataagtctatcacagataaaaatatccttatatattAGATCAAtctaggatagatccaaccttcaaatttcatataagacttagggcaaaattttaagttttttttttttatcttcactaccttcgggtatagcatataaaaattaaatcttgatccacttcctatatttgaaatcattgcataagtttcatcactcttcaagaatccaacatatctagaattaattggggttaaccttagatttatcttacaatcatttagatgatttctaaatcaattttttttttttaaaagaattaattctaacttgactaactagaagaactcaagccaacatccttaagtagaatcaacttgattatttcttatagagctctcttcgttacaacccttaatattaatcaataaattcatacaaaaatcttatcccttgtataagtcatttaaaatttaacactaacaagatgtcttagttcaatttaaaaaaaaaatccaaactttgacttgaataattaatacacttcaccatcttcaacaatcacaaaaaaaaaatctaatccaaagatggtaatatgaattattaaagatttcatcataacctgtatatcatactctgacaaaataatttttttttttaatttagcaatatcaaaatacttttgatccacttagaaaaataaacttttaacttgaaatttaatgcaacttgaaagatcaaggaatcatattcagaatatgatattttgagtgaccaaagatttcaccaagatgtgtatctcatattctcataataaaattcaagtatatttttttttcatttaaaattgagtttcatatatgatcctcttataggttcaatactcaaaaatatttctctctcatatgatgaaatttcttcttagaccatatcctaactttctttcttttgataagtccaaaatttataatgctcagacaattatcatcgaaattagaaaaagtatcatgatcttcaatcatataagtttaacattccaaaatcatctagtatactcaacataatttatcaataccttgcacttcattctaaggtcaactcttctcatacttaggtcaaccttactaattgaaatctaatatgtactcatcaattttattatagacatcatataccacttatacataaagtttcatcatagtatttattgattcaaaatccaaatattgactcctttcttttatgtcaatcatgttccttatgatcataacctaggtttaaatatcactaaagtcataatttcaaataattataatcttaagcttaaataccacttaaatcatattctctaatgatcataacctaaattgtaatatcattctatcatacctttaataatcataatcttaaactctaattttatcaatcatactttattgattataatttcaaagttttgatatcacttatatgacaatccttaGTGACCCTAAACTttttgtcatatcctaatcacttgtatcattgtctccaaataaacgtaacctaagctctaagctcagatgccactctgtcacatcctactgatcttacataaagttttaatatctcttcataatctctagtgatcttaaacctaagctttgatattattttatcacatcctaatcatttatatcataatctccaatgatcataacataagctctgataccattctgtcacgccccgaacccagcaCCTgggtcagatacgtgatggccgcacactctttagagcaagccctaaagaatatgcaaggccaaattaaatcgttacaaccttaacatccataacaatttatttcaataataattcataaaatcttgcataattacaatttaaatttcttcaattctctgatcagatactatgacactctatttatccttctgctca
Coding sequences within it:
- the LOC105046762 gene encoding uncharacterized protein, whose product is MPNPWKKARAAALSRLVSGLGRPDRGASLVVQTGFPTSLADLVVKNRDRLKKPSRKKTPSSPRVPAVAAVEDAGRPVFRSSRDGDGGILEESPCSPLPICVEIKRNASGSGFGLLVVNSLVLMVLAIERRKLVAGITVSAFALFLLDFMGLQVFKFLNPCSNARRSLNSTIGELDLERRERVSPIREVGVESHVDSMPSDRNWEESSIDSDQGREILSERRDLAVGRNVGSSGNSKGKKFWRKFVPKKSNGSKKGKDEKYLVPNSSSNLNRRGEIDSITEEDVDELINAKGDKKDSNEEVLSFIASTEVTNFDKEEIGDVNREIIRKTRSGGPQQFVFFVIVLFGLAGGKAAAVILTVSWCLFIQLTETVCKK